CCGCCTGGGCTTCGTAGCCGGGCGTGTTCGCATCGGTGAGGTGGACGTCGCTGGGCACCAGGATCGAGCATCGCTGCACGACGACTTCGGCGGCGGACCAGTGGCCGGCGTGGCGCCACAGCACCAACGCGTTCGTCCGCCGCGCGAAGCCCTGCCAGAAGCGCATCTCTATGTCGTTGGGCTCCATTCTGCTTCGCCTTCAAGTCGCCCAGCGGAGACCGGCTTACCCACTCCCGCACGTCCGCCAGCTCGAAGCGGCGTGCGGGCTCGGACACGTGCGTCGCCTGCGCGGCGGCGGGGAGCGCGAACGCCACGCATGCGGCAGCGGTCAGGATTGCGGATCGGAGCATCGGCAGATGTGCGGCTCGGAGCATCGGCGGAGGTAGGCGAGGGCAGGGAAGAGAAGCCGAGAACATGGGTCGGCGAGCTTGGCGGCGGAAAGATACGAGGCACCGTGAAACCATCGGCGGGCAAGGGTACTTCGCAGTCATTGAGCGGACAAGACTTTCCTCGGCAGAGGGAATCTCACGGCGGCGGGCGGGGTGCGATGCGCCGGACGCGAAAGCGGCGGGGCGGAGAGAATCGAATCTCTCCGCCCCGCCGTGCATCTCCCGTGTGCCGTTCCGTCGTTCAGGCTGGCTGGGCAGCCGGGGGCTGATAGGTGAGCCCTTCTTCCAGGATGGGCTGGAGGTCCAGCGCGCGGGTGAACATCGCCACGTCCCCGTTCGCATCCATGGGCCAGGCTTCGCGCGGGCGGTCCCAGTACAGCTCCACACCGTTGCCGTCAGGGTCGCGCAGGTACAGCGCCTCGCTCACGCCGTGGTCGCTGGCGCCGTCCAGGCGAATGCCCGCCGCCACCAGCCGCCGCAGCGCGTCGCCCAGTGCGGCGCGCGTGGGGTAGAGGATCGCGAGGTGGTACAGGCCCGTCGCGTTCGGCGCCGGCTGGGGTCCGCGCAGGCTCTCCCACGTGTTCAGGCCGATGTGGTGGTGGTAGCCGCCCGCAGAGATGAACGCCGCCTGCGTCCCGTACCGCTGCGTCAGCTCGAAGCCCAGCACGCCGCAGTAGAAGCCCAGTGCGCGCTCCAGGTCCGCGACCTTCAGGTGCACGTGCCCGATGCGCGTGCCCGGGTCGATGGGTGCCGTCGTCGTCGTATCCGTCATGCTTCCTCGTCTCGTTAGTATGCCACGCCGATACGCTCGCGCACGAACCGGCCGTTCTCCAGCTCGTCCACGATGGCGACCGCGTAATCTTCGGCAGAGATGCGGCTCTCGCCGTTCCCGTCGGTCAGCAGCTGGTCGCCGCCCACGCGGAACTCGCCCGTGCGCTCGCCCGGCTCGATGAGCGCGGCGGGGCTCACGTACGTCCACTCCAGCGCGTCCGCGGCGCCCGAGCGGAACAGGTCCAGCACGTCGCGGTGCGCGAGCGCCACGCCCTTCCACCCCTCCGGGAACTCCGGCGTGTCCACCAGCTGCATGCCGGGCGCGACCTCCAGGCTCCCCGCGCCGCCCACTACGAGCACGCGCCGCACGCCCGCCTCGGTCAGACCGTCGATGAGCGCTCGGGCCGACCGTCCGACCATGTCGTCGGGCTGCGCACCGGGCCCGAAGCCGGGACCGACGGCGCTCACCACGGCGTCCGCCCCGTGCACCGCCGCGGCCACGCTCGACGCATCCGTTGCCTCGGCCTGCACGACGCGTGCGCCGTCCACGGGCGACCTGAAGCGCGACGGGTCGCGTGTCACCGCGATCACCTCGTGCCCGCGCTCCGCCGCCTCGCGCGCAACCCGCTGCCCGATCGTCCCGCCCGCCCCCAAGATCGCGATCTTCATCTCAACCGCCTGTCGTTCATGGTAGATACGCGGCGTCCGTCTCTCGCACGCCGTCCTTCGACTGCTCTCACCCAGCCCGCTCGTCTCTTCTCACCGATGCGGGGGAAGTTTGCCGTTGATGTGTAGCCGATCCTGCAACACACTCGGGCAAACCGAGTTCACGCCGTTCCCGTCGAACGTTCGCGCTCGCGCCGGGTGACGTCGTGCACGATGCCAGCGATGGTCTGCACGGCGAGGCGTTCTTCCAGCGCGCGGGCGGCGGCGTCCATCTCCACCTCCAGCGCGCCCTGGATGTTGCGGCCGACGGGGCACGCGGGGTTCGGCGGCTCGCGGTGCAGGCCGAAAAGCTCGCCGTCGTCCACCGCGCGGTGCACGTCCAGCAGCGTGATCTCGTCCGCAGGGCGGGCGAGGAGCGCGCCGCCGCCGGTGCCCATCTGCGAGCGGGTGAGCCCGGCCTTCGCCAGCATCGACAGGATGCGCCGCACTACTGCCGCGTTCGTGTTCACGCTTCCCGCGGCGTACTCCGATGTCACGGGCACGCCGCCACTCATCTCCAGAAGCGTGAGCACGTGCACTGCGACTGCGAATCGGCTGCTGGTCGTCATCTCACGTCCCGTTCAAGTGTGTAACTAATATAGATACACATCTCGCTTCGCGCAATGTCTCTGTTGCAACAACTATCTGCGACATCCATCCGGCGACTCGAACACGAGGTGCTACGCGATAGCCGAGCCGACATCCACAATGTCCGGATGTTTGTAGGTGGGTGTGTTAGATGCTGCGATGCAACGTTTTAGGCCAGTATCTGGAACGCATGTTGCTCTCGTCGCACCGGCCGAAATCCATCTCTCGACGGCGGACATTCACCGCCATCGCTGCCTCGTGAACAGGGAGGACCCATGCGCCGACTCGTATTCGTTCCGCTGGCCGCCGCGGCGCTCGCGGCCTGCGCGGACTCGTCCGTCGTGCCCACAGCGCCGGGCGGGCCGGCCGCTGCCGAGCGTTCGGCGCCGGGCATCACCGTCTCGCAGCCTCAGGTCATCGCGGTCAACGAGGGCGGGCAGCTTTACGCGCAGAACCTGCCGCTGCCGGACGTGGGCGGAAAGCGCGTGGTGTGGCAGGACGCATCTTCCGGCACCACGCAGATTTTGTCGTACGAGCTGACGACGGGGAGGCGCGCGGTCCTGGGCTCCATCGCGGGCAGCCACGCCTACCCCGCCACCGACGGGCGCTACTCCGCGTGGGTGGACGAGACCGGCGCGATCCACGTCTACGACGCGAACTCCGGATCGACGCGGACGGTGGGCGCCGGCTACGGTCCGCAGGTGTCCGGCGACGAGGTGGCGTTCGTGGACTTCTCCGCCGGCGTGGGCAACGCGGCGGTGTACGACGCGTCCGCCGGCACCACGCGCCTCGTCACCCACTACACGGCGGATTCCGGCGACGCGGTTCGAGCAGTGGACGTGGACGGGAAGATCGTGGCGTTCTCCACCTACACCACGCGCTCGCCGTACACCGCGGGCATCGCGTGGGCGGACCTGCGCACGGGCGAGGTGCACGAGGTGGTGCACGTGAATTCGCAGGCCATCGGCGACCCGTCCGTCTCCGGCAGCCGCATCGTGTGGGCGGACGACCGCAGCGGCAACTACGACGTGTACCTGGACGACGTGCGCACGGGCGAGCAGCGGCAGATCACGACGGACCCGGCGGGCCAGTTCAACGCGCAGATCAGCGGCAGCCTGATCGTGTGGGAAGACAGCCGCAACAGCCAGAGCCACTACTTCCCGGAGAACGACGTCTACCTCTTCGACCTCGTTACGAACACCGAGAGCCCCGTCGCGATCGGGCCGGACCACGCGGGCTGGCCTCGCATCTCCGGGCACTACGTCCTGTGGACCGCGCGTACCAACGACCGCTGGGAGGTCACGATGGCTGAGGTGCACCGCGGCGGCTGACCGCCTTCGCCCGGCTGCCCGGCCGACGTGAAAAGGCCCGCATCCCCAAGCGGTTCGGGAGATGCGGGCAGGCGGCGCCCGGAGAGCAAGCGTGGGAGTGTTCGGGAGACGAGATGTACGAATCGCCCCAGCGGATCTCGATCCGCCGGGGCGATTTCGGCTTTCGTCGAAGCGGGCGCGGCACGAGTCGGCAGAGGAGCGGGCCGGCCGCGGGCTCGCGGATGAACGATTACGGACGGCCGGAGGGCTGCGCTCCCGCGGCGGCCGGGGCGGACGCTCCCGCCGGCTTCGTGAAGCCCTGCGCGTCCATCCAGTAGAAGAACTCCTCCAGCCAGTGGTCGCTGGTGGTTCCCTGCTTTCGCGTGCCGAAGCCGTGGCCGCCCGCGCTGTAGACGTGCACCTCGGGCTTGTGCCCGGCGGCACGGAGCGCGTCGTAGAAGCGGAGGATGAACCCCGGGGCCACGTTGTCGTCCTGCGCCCAGGCCATGAACATGGGCGGCAGCCGTGCCGGGATCTGCGGCATCACGCCGAACGGCGCACCGTAGATGACCGCCCCGAAGTCCGGCCGCGCCGCCGAGTCCGCCTGTAGCAGTGCCGCGCTCGTCACCATTCCCCCGGCCGAGAACCCGATCATCCCCACGCGATTCGGCGAGACGCCCCATTCGGCGGCGTGGGTCCGCACCACCTTGAGCGCCTGTATCCCGTCCGCGATGCCGTACCGGCCCACGGAATCCATGTCCATCTGCGGGATTCCCTCCTGGTGCTTCTCCAGAATGCGGTACTTGAGTACGAAGGCGGCGATCCCCCGCGCCTGGAGCTGCCGCGCCACCTCCTCGGCCTCCACGCTCATCGCCAGCGCCACGAACGCACCACCGGGCGCGATGATCACGCCGGCTCCCGTCGCCTTGCTCCGCTCGGGCAGGTACGCCGTGAGCGTGGGCGTGCTGACGTTGATGACGATGGTGCCCACGGGCGTGTTCTCGATCGTGTGTTCCTCCTGGTGCCACGTCTCGGACCCCGGCGCGACCCCCGGCCAGAGGTTCACCACCTGGGCGCGAACGGGGCCGCACGCCAGCAGCGCGAACGCGATCCCGCCCGCCGTGCGAACAAGTGTTCGGCGCATCGTCACTCCCCTGTTGCTGGATTCGGTTGCTGGATGGGACTCGCGGCACGCGCAGCCGCAAAGCGAGCGCATCCGTGCCCGGGCACGTTCGCAGAGTAGGGAACGGCCGCCGGGTGCGCCAGGGCAGCGTCCCTCGCCGCCCGTTACGCGGCCGGAACGGTCCGGCCGACAGGGGAGAACGGGATGCGGTGCGGGGCCGATCGTCACCGCTTCGGGGTCGTTTCGAGTTCGGGAGATGGCGGGCGGGGAGAAAAGACGCGGTGCCGTTACGTACGGGTGACCGAACCGAGCGGAGTCCGATTCGGGAGCCTTGCATCTTCCCCCTCGGAAGTGGAGCCGTGCTCCGCATCCCGAACTCAACTCCGACATCGGGAACGATACCAGATGAACGCTCGAAACGGCGTTTGGACGATGCTGGCCGCGCTCTGCATGGCGTCGGCACCGGCGGCGGCGCAGGGCCCCGTTGGACAGATCACCGGGCGCGTGGTCGATGCGCAGAGCGGCCGCGGCGTTACAGGCGCCCGCGTGGCGGTGCAGGGAACCACCCTCGCCGCCGCGGCCGGGGTGGACGGACGGTACACGCTGAGGAGCGTTCCGGCCGGCCCGCACGCCATCACCGTATCGATGCTGGGGTACGGCGCCAAGACCGTCACGGGCGTGAACGTCACGGCGGGCGCGGCAGCCACGGCAGACGTCTCGCTCTCGGCCGCGGCCATCGGCATCGGCCCCATCTCCGTCTCCGCCACGCGCGAGCGCGGCTCGGTGGGCGCGGCGCTCGACGCGCAGCGCACGGCCACGGGCGTGGTCAATTCCGTCACGGCCGAGCAGATCGCCAAGAGCCCGGACGTGAACGCCGCGCAGGCCGTGCAGCGAGTGAGCGGCGTCACGGTGCAGGACGGCAAGTACGTGGTCGTCCGCGGCCTGGGCGAGCGCTACACCACCACGTCGCTGAACGGCGCCCGCCTGCCCAGCCCGGAGACGGACCGCAAGGTGGTGCCGCTGGACCTCTTCCCCGCGTCGCTGCTGCAGACGGTGGCGACGTCCAAGACCTTCACGCCGGACCAGACGGGCGACTTCAGCGGCGCCCAGGTGGACATCCGCACGCGCGAGTACCCATCGCGCCGCGTGGTGACCGTCACGACGAGCGGCGGCTTCAACGACGCCGCCACGGGACGGTCGCTCGTGGGCGCACCCACCGCGGGCGGCGAGTGGCTGGGCCTGGCCGGCACCAGCCGCGCGCTGCCGCAGGCCGTGCGCGACGGCGGTGACTTCCGCAACGTGCCGCAGGTGGTGAACAACCGCGCCGTCCGCTCTTTCCGCGATTCGTGGACGCCGCGCGGCTCCACGGGCGCGCCCAACGGCACCTTCGGCCTCACCGTCGGCGGCAGCGATCCTATCTTCGGCCACACGCTGGGCTACGTCTTCTCCGGCTCGTACAACCGCAGCCAGGAGGTGCGGCGGAACGAGCATCGCGCGCTGGCGGTGGGCGAGCCCACGCAGGCGCTGAACGTGTTCGACGGCGAGACGGGGCGCGTGGGCGTGCTGTGGGGCGGCGTGGCCAACTTGAGCACGCAGATCGGCGGCGGCACCCGCATCGCCTTCAACAACGTGTACAACCGCAGCGCCGACAACGAGGCGCACCAGGACCACGACGGCTCACTGTACGGCTACGACTTCCCGGTGCGCCGCAGCTGGCTGAGCTACGTGGAGCGGTCGGTTCGCTCCAACCAGCTCCGCGGCGAGCACGCGCTGGGCGGCCGGCAGGCGTTCTCGTGGCAGCTCACCTCGTCCGGCGTCACGCGCAGCGAGCCGGACCGCACCGACCTGCTGTACGTGAGCGACGCGCAGGGCCGCTACGCGCTGGAGACGTTCACCGGCTCCGGCGTGCGCCGCTCGTTCAGCGACCTGGGCGAGCGCAGCCTGAGCGAGGGGGCGGACTACAAGCTGGACCTGGGCCCGTCCGGCAGCCGCACGCAGCTCAAGGTGGGCGGCCTGTTCCGCCAGACGCGGCGCGACGTGGACCTGCGCACCTTCGGCATCCAGGCGTTCGGCCTCACCGAGCAGCAGGCCATGATGGGCCCCGAGCAGCTCTTCGGCGGCGCGCTGGCGGCAGACGACAGCGCGCACTTCTACGTGAACGACAGCTCCGCGGGCGGCCGCTACGCCGCGCGCGACCACGTGGGCGCGGGCTACGCCATGCTCGACCACCCGTTCGGCGAGCGGGTGCGCGTGGTGGCCGGCGCGCGCGTGGAGAGCTGGAACCTGGACATCGCCGCGCGCCGGGTGAACGCGCCCAGCGACACCACCTATACGTACCGCAGCACCGACGTGCTGCCGTCGCTGGCGGTGAACGTGAAGCTGCGCGACACGCAGAACCTGCGCTTCTCCGTCTCGCAGACGCTTTCGCGGCCGGAGTACCGCGAGCTGGTGCCGTTCCTCCAGACCAACCCCGTGGGCGACGTGGACTTCTTCGGGAACGCCAGCCTGAAGCGCGCGCTCATCCGCAACTTCGACACGCGGTGGGAGAGCTACCCGCGCAGCGGCGAGGTGATCACGGTGGGCGTGTTCGCCAAGCAGTTCATCCGCCCCATCGAGCAGATCCAGGTGGCCAGCACGGGCGGCAGCATCCTCAGCTTCGTGAACACCGACCGCGCCGTCAACTACGGCGTGGAGCTGGAGGCGCGGCGCGACCTGGACTTCCTGGCCGAGCGCCTGTCCTCCTTCAGCGCCTTCGCCAACGCGACGCTGATGAAGAGCGAGATCCAGGTGGGCAACGACAGCATCTCCGCCCTGACCAACTCCAAGCGCCCCATGGTGGGGCAGTCGCCGTACGTGGTGAACGCCGGCCTGTCGTACGGCAGCGCATCGGGCGCCACGAGCGCGACGCTGCTGTACAACGTGGTCGGGCGCCGCATCGTCTCCACCGGCGTGAAGCCGGTGCCGGACACGTACCAGCAGGCGCGCAACGTCCTGGACCTCTCGCTCCAGCAGCGCGTGGGCCGGGGGATGACGGCCAAGCTCAACGCGCGCAACCTGCTGGACGCGCCGTACCGGGAGACGGCTGGCTCCGTGACCCGCCTGGAGTACCGCACCGGCCGCATCTACTCCATCGGCCTCACCTGGACCCCCTCCGGCCAGTAGCCTCCCTCCTCCTCCCGGCTTGCCAACGGCGAGCCGGGAGATGCGGGGCCAGCGGTCCCCCACGCCGGCAGCCCCCGAAAGCATGCGCCGCTGCTCATCTCCAGAGATGCGCAGCGGCGTTTTCGTTCTCGGGAGATGCACATCGACGCACGACCTGCGGAGGATCGGGATCAAGATGCGGATGCGGGGACGCCGTGGATTCGCCGATCAGACGCGCTTCGGACGATGGGAGGCGGCGATTGCCTGGCGGGTAAACCCGCGCAACATCGGCAGAAAGCCCGCCTGCGCGGGCTGCTCCTCGGCCATCGCTGCGCTTCAAAGCGTCGATGAGGCGCCGGCGCGCGTGGCGGACGGGAGATGCGCGGAGCCCTCGCCCGAAGGACGACCGCGGTTCTCAGCCGGTGGTTTCACACCACCGGCTGATGCTGTCGAACCGAAATCATCGCTCGAAAACCTGCCGTGCGTCCGTCATCCATCCAACTCCATCCCACCCGGCGCACGAAAGCTCTTCCACTCGTGACCCACACGTGACAGCGGTGCTGCGGGGGCGATGCGGGGCGGGCCGAGCTTGAGGGTGCCGAGCGGAACCGCTCGCCAACGTCCACCCCATTCGAATGGGTCCATGATGCGCTTGCAAACCCGTCGCGCACTTCTGGCCGGCGCCGTCGCCCTCACCGGGCTGCTGGCGGCCTGCAACGGCGACAGCACCGGCAACGGCGGCTCG
This sequence is a window from Longimicrobiaceae bacterium. Protein-coding genes within it:
- a CDS encoding VOC family protein — translated: MTDTTTTAPIDPGTRIGHVHLKVADLERALGFYCGVLGFELTQRYGTQAAFISAGGYHHHIGLNTWESLRGPQPAPNATGLYHLAILYPTRAALGDALRRLVAAGIRLDGASDHGVSEALYLRDPDGNGVELYWDRPREAWPMDANGDVAMFTRALDLQPILEEGLTYQPPAAQPA
- a CDS encoding Rrf2 family transcriptional regulator translates to MTTSSRFAVAVHVLTLLEMSGGVPVTSEYAAGSVNTNAAVVRRILSMLAKAGLTRSQMGTGGGALLARPADEITLLDVHRAVDDGELFGLHREPPNPACPVGRNIQGALEVEMDAAARALEERLAVQTIAGIVHDVTRRERERSTGTA
- a CDS encoding alpha/beta hydrolase — translated: MRRTLVRTAGGIAFALLACGPVRAQVVNLWPGVAPGSETWHQEEHTIENTPVGTIVINVSTPTLTAYLPERSKATGAGVIIAPGGAFVALAMSVEAEEVARQLQARGIAAFVLKYRILEKHQEGIPQMDMDSVGRYGIADGIQALKVVRTHAAEWGVSPNRVGMIGFSAGGMVTSAALLQADSAARPDFGAVIYGAPFGVMPQIPARLPPMFMAWAQDDNVAPGFILRFYDALRAAGHKPEVHVYSAGGHGFGTRKQGTTSDHWLEEFFYWMDAQGFTKPAGASAPAAAGAQPSGRP
- a CDS encoding TonB-dependent receptor, which produces MNARNGVWTMLAALCMASAPAAAQGPVGQITGRVVDAQSGRGVTGARVAVQGTTLAAAAGVDGRYTLRSVPAGPHAITVSMLGYGAKTVTGVNVTAGAAATADVSLSAAAIGIGPISVSATRERGSVGAALDAQRTATGVVNSVTAEQIAKSPDVNAAQAVQRVSGVTVQDGKYVVVRGLGERYTTTSLNGARLPSPETDRKVVPLDLFPASLLQTVATSKTFTPDQTGDFSGAQVDIRTREYPSRRVVTVTTSGGFNDAATGRSLVGAPTAGGEWLGLAGTSRALPQAVRDGGDFRNVPQVVNNRAVRSFRDSWTPRGSTGAPNGTFGLTVGGSDPIFGHTLGYVFSGSYNRSQEVRRNEHRALAVGEPTQALNVFDGETGRVGVLWGGVANLSTQIGGGTRIAFNNVYNRSADNEAHQDHDGSLYGYDFPVRRSWLSYVERSVRSNQLRGEHALGGRQAFSWQLTSSGVTRSEPDRTDLLYVSDAQGRYALETFTGSGVRRSFSDLGERSLSEGADYKLDLGPSGSRTQLKVGGLFRQTRRDVDLRTFGIQAFGLTEQQAMMGPEQLFGGALAADDSAHFYVNDSSAGGRYAARDHVGAGYAMLDHPFGERVRVVAGARVESWNLDIAARRVNAPSDTTYTYRSTDVLPSLAVNVKLRDTQNLRFSVSQTLSRPEYRELVPFLQTNPVGDVDFFGNASLKRALIRNFDTRWESYPRSGEVITVGVFAKQFIRPIEQIQVASTGGSILSFVNTDRAVNYGVELEARRDLDFLAERLSSFSAFANATLMKSEIQVGNDSISALTNSKRPMVGQSPYVVNAGLSYGSASGATSATLLYNVVGRRIVSTGVKPVPDTYQQARNVLDLSLQQRVGRGMTAKLNARNLLDAPYRETAGSVTRLEYRTGRIYSIGLTWTPSGQ
- a CDS encoding NAD(P)-dependent oxidoreductase, encoding MKIAILGAGGTIGQRVAREAAERGHEVIAVTRDPSRFRSPVDGARVVQAEATDASSVAAAVHGADAVVSAVGPGFGPGAQPDDMVGRSARALIDGLTEAGVRRVLVVGGAGSLEVAPGMQLVDTPEFPEGWKGVALAHRDVLDLFRSGAADALEWTYVSPAALIEPGERTGEFRVGGDQLLTDGNGESRISAEDYAVAIVDELENGRFVRERIGVAY